The Candidatus Saccharimonadales bacterium DNA window GGGTAGACGGGGTGTGGAACGATCGTAATGATCTCCCTGTCGTCTTCGGTGAGCTCGATGAACATCCGCCAGCCATAGACATTGCCATTCCCGGGGTCAGTGGCCGAGAGCGCATCGCGCTGGCTGAGCATGAGACCATCGAGCCAGCCCCCGACTTCACGCACCAAACGGTAAGTTAGGTCTGGGCGCGAAGCCCAGTCATTTCCCAGCCTGTGGAGACTGACATGGAATCCCGTGTCGTCGACCTTCACCCAGTATTTGGTGTGCGTGCCGAATTGAAGCATGAGGCCGAGGGCCTCCATCAGATCGCCCGGACCTTCCGAGATGAACTCGAACTTCCGTCTTACCCTGCGCTTGGGCATCTCTTCCATTTCTTGTGCTCCTTTCAGAGCAGTGGGATGTACTATCCAATGATCTGCAGAAGTGTACAATACTTTATATAATTTTACTAGCATAAGCGGTTCTTTTGTTTTCATAGACAGAAAATTGAATAATAGGGTAAGATTGGTGCAACTAATCGGTGGGGATTAGAGAACCTCTCATTTCAGCCTTCCGAAAGGACCAAGCATGAGCAACCAGAACCGCCTGAACTCAGCTGTACACGGATGGTCTCTGGAAGATATCGCAATTGTGCCGCAGAAGCGGACAGTCGACCCCGATGACGTCACTCTTGATTGGGAGCTCGAATCTTTTCGTTTTGAGCTACCATTGATGGGATCGGCCATGGATAGCGCCGTCAGCCCGACCACGGCCATTGAAATAGGACGGCTGGGAGGATTGGCTGTCCTCAACCTCGAGGGGCTTTGGACTCGCTATGATGATCCTGGCCCGGTCTTCAGGGAAATTGCGGCTCTAGACCCAAAGACCGCCACCGCTCGAATACAAGAGCTCTATGATCGGCCTATCAAACCTGAGTTGATCACTCAGCGGATTCAGGAGATGAGGCAGGCCGGCATCACTACGGCGGCTTCGCTGACCCCAGCTCGGGTGCGCCGGTATTATCGATACGCTCAAGCTGGCGGTTTGGATCTTCTGGTCATCCAAGGCACCGTTGTCAGCGCCGAGCACATATCGAGCAAGCCCGACACCCTGGATCTGGCAGAATTCATCCAGGAGCTGTTGAAAGAGGAGCTGCCTGTCGTGGTTGGTAACTGCGCCAACTTCTCAACGGCCAAGAACCTGATGAAGACTGGCGCCATGGGAGTGCTGGTCGGTATTGGGCCTGGAGGGGCTTGCACCAGCCGTCGCGTGATGGCTGTCGGTGTGCCCCAGGCCACTGCCATTGCTGATGCCGTTTGGGCCCGTGAGGTTATACATAAGCGTACGGGTA harbors:
- a CDS encoding GuaB3 family IMP dehydrogenase-related protein, which translates into the protein MSNQNRLNSAVHGWSLEDIAIVPQKRTVDPDDVTLDWELESFRFELPLMGSAMDSAVSPTTAIEIGRLGGLAVLNLEGLWTRYDDPGPVFREIAALDPKTATARIQELYDRPIKPELITQRIQEMRQAGITTAASLTPARVRRYYRYAQAGGLDLLVIQGTVVSAEHISSKPDTLDLAEFIQELLKEELPVVVGNCANFSTAKNLMKTGAMGVLVGIGPGGACTSRRVMAVGVPQATAIADAVWAREVIHKRTGRWCQVIADGGMSTSGVLAAALAIGADAVMIGSPLASAHEAPGLGYHWGMATSDLNTPRGVRVEVERRGSLEEILLGPAHDSDGRNNLFGGVRMAIASCGYTDPRSFQDAEVMIAPSIRTEGKALQTAQQVGMGN